One Microcaecilia unicolor chromosome 4, aMicUni1.1, whole genome shotgun sequence genomic region harbors:
- the TIMM10B gene encoding mitochondrial import inner membrane translocase subunit Tim10 B codes for MDGEQQQLRNLRDFLLVYNKMTEICFSRCVSNLNYRNLTMEEEQCLDSCASKLIRSNHRLMAAYVDLMPTIVQRRVTDYESKTTELGQSTVNEPVQAPRPEPIPAGATSLQLPHHLENPDFSSATESSSEVRGSSSVGTSQHGSK; via the exons cTGCGAGATTTTTTGCTGGTATACAACAAAATGACCGAAATCTGCTTCAGTAGGTGTGTCAGCAACCTCAACTACAGGAACCTCACCATGGAGGAG GAGCAGTGCCTGGACAGCTGTGCATCAAAGCTTATCCGGTCCAACCACCGCCTGATGGCGGCCTATGTCGACCTGATGCCAACCATCGTACAGCGCAGAGTCACGGACTATGAGTCTAAAACAACAGAACTCGGTCAGAGCACAGTTAATGAACCTGTACAAGCTCCAAGGCCTGAGCCAATACCAGCAGGAGCCACGTCCCTTCAGCTCCCTCACCAtttagaaaacccagattttaGCTCAGCAACCGAATCTTCTAGTGAGGTCCGTGGGAGCAGTAGTGTTGGAACTTCACAGCATGGCTCTAAGTGA